From the genome of Oryza glaberrima chromosome 1, OglaRS2, whole genome shotgun sequence:
CCCCGCATTCCCCCTCCCCTAATCCGCGTTCTCCCTTCTTTCtactcgcctccgcctcctcctcctcctcctcctcttcctctaccTCCTTCTCCATCTAGCCGCAGATGCTGTAAACCCAACACAAAGAAAACCTAGGTTGTGGGGGGATAATTAAATCTCGCGTAGGGGAGGggtgaaatatattttttatgccgGGCCTACGCTGGAGGCCCATGTAACTGCGCTCGTTTGTTGTGgggccagcccagcccagcccaaggCCCACCAAACCTACAGACAAGTCGGGTCCCCCCGCCTACCCGCCCACCGGCCTGGCCACAAACCGCCGCCACGCTGGACCGCCTGGTACGGAAATGGGTCCCACAGGTCAGAACCCGGCTGCGGCACGCCACATGTCACGGGTGGCCCCCACGCGTCAGCGTCACGCTCTTCGGGTTCTCCGCCTCCGCTGTTCCGTCTCCGACTTCCCCACCACGAAAATaaattcgatttttttttcctttccgtttTTCTCCATTTCGCTGACACGGCACGCGCATACGGACAACGCCACGCCGAGTTCGCTCGTCTCCGCTCTCGCTGCGTCGGTGatctgatggcggcggcggcggcgtcggcggcgccgcgcgtcCTCTCCgcggagccgaggaggagggaTCCGGTCGCCGTGGGAGTCCCCCCGTGGCGGCTGTCACCGGGGAGTAGGGttcgcgccgcctcgcgcgctCGCCAGGTACCCCTCACCCATTATTTCCCCTTTGCTTTCGGTGATCGAATTGGCTTGCTCGTCAGATTCGTAGTAATGGACTGTTGTTAGGAGATAATGCGTTGTGGGGTTGTGGGTGTTTTCGTCTGTTGTTGATTGATTGGAGCTTAATCGCTAGGCTTTTGGGTGCAATTTTTGGTAAAGTGGTAGGCGGGTGGCGACCGGGTGATCAGCGTAATGCAGATGCAAGCAGGGCAGAAGCAGAAATGCATTATTACTATTAAGTGCACTTTTTGTAGTACACATTTCTTGCGTGTTTGAAAACCCTTAGTctttgtttagttcacaccgTGGATTGTGTTTGTCGTTATGTTGTCGTGCTCATACAAATTTCCCTGATATATAAACCTATCATTTGGAGTAGGATGCACAGGGAAACATTGTTAGGTAACTAAAGGGTCTAATTGTCACCGGTTATGTGTTTTTAAGACTCTTTTTAGGTCGTGATCTGTTATTAGTGTAGGTGTGAGCAATAATGCTTTGGTAATTATATATAGAGGACTTTTACAGTACATTCTACCGCTagtatatactagcagtatGTGAAAAGGTAGATTTGGTATTTGTTAAAACTATGAAAAGGGctgtttagtaatttgaaatTGAGATTTATTTCTTGCGATTTAATTCAATCGGGAGTTCTTCGATCTCGTCGTCCGGGCGTTGTAGCGCTCCCATCgcgcgtggcgacggcgcgagtTGAGGCGTAGCGATTCCTTCGACGGTCGGATTTAATCTAGTAGATTGAGTTTGCAATGGGCATGATTTGCGTAAGAACACTAGGGAAAAAACTGGTCAGGGATAAAACCACATGATAGTGTAAATAGATTTGATCTGTTCACAGCAATGAAGTGGATTATCTCATACATTTCTTGGTTCGATCAGTTTCTAAGTGTCTGAATCCCTAACACATACCAAGTCCTTAATTCATTGAACTTAATTAAGAAAGAACGGCGGCGCCGATTGTGGTCGTCGGCAGCTTGCAGAAGAAATTAGCGGCGACGATCGCCCATGCGCGCAgcatcgagaaaaaaaaagggcttcGACTGGGTGGGCGGCTATCGATCGGATCTGACCAAGTGAGGAAACgtgaatttaaaaaattaaccccccccccccccacacacacacacacacataaatagataaaaagacaaatatacCCTAAACAATTTATACTGCAGGATATTTGGGAGGAAGATCAGATGAATTTACACCGTTAGATCAaatatactggtagtatatactAGCAGTAGAATGTACCGTAAAAGTCCTCTTATATATAATGTGTAGTGCAATAGGAAGTGTGTCTGGTGGCTAACTTAGTGCTCTAAATTCCTACCGAATTATTTACAGTGTTGAGAACCTTGCTGCAAGGATACTGGCCTGCCTTCTTGAGTTATGAATTTTTGCTACAGCTGCTGATGCATTTGTGAGCTTCTGATCATGATTGTGTATTTTGCTTTTATGGCTTTAGGAAAATGTTCGTCGTGGCCAGTTGATATCGACTAATATCAAATCAAGGCCATTGCTGTGCCCTCCATGCCGTTGTGCTCAGATGGCATTGGCCAACACAAGGATTGCTTATCAGCCTGATGTTCAGAAGCATAGTGGAGTTTTGGTAAGGAAGATTGAAGCTTCAGAAGTATACAAACTTCATTCCTTGCTGACAAATCGTTTCTGTTCATTCCCTGCAGGCCTATGAGCTGGTTCAAGGGAGCCTTGTACGTATTGCATTCATACGAACTCAGTGACATGTCACTAGTTGTTAAATAATGTTAGCTAGAAGttaaatggtcaaatgttatgGTGTAAGACAAGCTATTCATAGCCATCACTTCACCTCAGGTGCAATGGAACTCATTTATGGACAAATCAGTACCTGATCCACCAACAGCTGTTCTCCTTCATGGCATCCTTGGGAGCAGGAAAAACTGGGGTAATTGAGAAGTGCTTGCTTTCCTATTGCATACTTTGTTTCCTGGTGTATTGGGTTTGTTGTTGTGTTCAGTTTGCAGAGTGAAATACTGACACATTTTAAAGCTGTTTTGGCTGTATAAATGCATTTAATCACAAAATTAATTAACTGTGTTGATTTGAAGGATCTTTTGCGAAGAGGCTGGCTCAGGAATTTCCGATGTGGCAGGTTACTTTATCTAAAATTCTGCTCGCAATCTGACTTATTTCACAGCATAAAGAAAGAAACTGTACCTGCCTTTTCCTCATGCAGTTCCTCTTGGTTGATTTGCGTTGCCATGGAGATTCAGCGTCAATTAAGAAAAGAGGACCGCATACTGTTGCCTCAACTGCTCTTGATGTTCTAAAGCTGGTTTGTGTTTTCGTCTTACTGCTATTTCTGTCTTAGCTTCTATTATCTACACACTGAGTTAAATATGTCTGTGGCACTGATATCAAATATCAATATATGgaatcacaaaatatatatgcatgtgcttGGGTAGTTGTGTTATATGCCTTTGTTGCATTGAGAGAATGGTTAGAACTCAAAATGCTTGAGAACTTTGCATACCTTTTTTGCCGCCATGCACATGTCAGTTAGCTTAGGCTGAGTTTGTGAGTGAAGGTTTCCAACGAAACGGCagattagcgcatgattaattaaatattagctaaaacaaactttaaaaatgaattaatatgattttttttaaagtaactttcctatagaaactttttacaaaaaacataATGTTTAACAGTTTGGATAGCGTGCACGCAAAAAATGAGGAGATAGAAGTTGGGAAATGGGAGTttagaacacagccttagtaggACAAGGTTTAGGTCAAACGTTTGTAACTTTGATTatcaataacttttaaaatatttagtttaaaggcactaaacaatatatatatatttgtcttacaagatactataataaaagtaaaaatgtttttatttattgtaCATATTATAACAGAAAAACatagtcaaagatatattttggaggccgtgtcattgtccaaaaggTTTTCCTGGGTCTGGGCTTTCATTTCTTGTTATTTTATATCTTAGTAGCTTTCAGTTCACCTCAGCCTTTTTCCCATTTATCTGTCACCTTATGCTAATTAATCCAAAATGCAACAGATAGTGCAGCTCAGGCTAACCCCACGGGTGCTGGTTGGTCACAGCTTTGGTGGAAAAGGTTTTCCTGTTTCCTTTGTCTCCCCTTACCATACATTTATGGTATGATTTAGATTGTAAATAATCCACGAGCGTCCCAGTCCTCACGGATTTTCTTTGCAGTGGCTCTGAGCATGGTAGAACAAGCTGCAAAACCGCTTGCACGTCCTGTCAGGGTAATCATGAGTACTTTTCTGAATGGTTTTAGTGTGACAATTATGGGTGATATTTCTAATCTTTTGTCTAAGTTTATTCTGTATATTGTGTCCCCTAAAGGTATGGGTTCTTGATGCTACTCCTGGCAAGGTTCGTGCTGGGGGAGATGGCGAAGATCACCCTGCTGAACTTATTGAGTCCCTCAGAAGAATGCCTATGCAGGTTGGCCTTTTAGTGTTATATGTACACCTATATCACTGCAAAATTGAGTCTGCAGAAGTGGATGCTATATGTTTCACCATATGCTTTCTGTTTTCTGAACTTTAAACCCAGGTTTCTTCAAAGCAAGAAGTGGTGGATGCTCTAGTTAAAGAACAATTTTCTGTGGATGTTGCACGGGTATGCTTGAATACTCCCCTGATGTCAAGGCACCCTTCCAAGCTTACTTGATTTGACTGGCATAAAAACGTCACTTGATTTTTCATCTGCCATGAAACAAAAGGCATTTCAATGCATCACTGATTCTTTGTTTCAGTGGGTGGCTACAAATCTCCGACGAAGCAGTCCATTAGGGTCACTATCGTCTTCAAGCTTCTCATGGATTTTTGACCTAAATGGCATATCTGACATGTACAAGTCCTATGAAGAGACTAACTTATGGTAAATCCTTCATGATTCCTTTTTGTAATCATCTAGACCTGCAACATGTACTATTAAGCTATAAACTATTTGGATGTGCCGTTCAGGGGGATTGTAGAGAATGTACCAAGGGGTGTTCATATTAATTTCCTTAAAGCTGAAAGAAGTTTGCATAGATGGGCTCTTGATGATCTCCAGAGAATTCATACTGCTGAGGAACTGGCTGCAGATGAGGGTGGAGGAGTTGAAATGCACGTGCTTGAAGATGCTGGACATTGGGTATGCTTACTATATCCTTGTAATTACTCCTAGATCTTCTGGCAGCATTCTCCATAAGATAGTACTGTGATGAAAAAGTAGTATTCTTTACTACAGCTTAGATTAGATACCCTTATATTAACCATGTGCTCATGGGTCAGGGTCATAACCATCTGACATACCTGTGCTAATTATGATGTTGCATATAATACAGATTTACTGACAACAAATAAGATTTAATTGTGGTCTTATCTCCTTTCAGGTTCATGCAGATAACCCTGATGGGCTATTTAGAATTCTCTCATCAACCTTCCGCATCGAGGCTACCATAAGAGGGATGCAGAATTGAGGTGCAGAAGCCCCAAAACAGCTTCTGCACTATGCAGTACTACTGTACGTGCGTAGGGTAGACAATACATTACATGAAGAGAGAAGACACATGAAAGGCATCAACACAAACTTGTATTCAGTTTTGTAGAATATGAAGAGCTGAAAAAACTTCAGCGAGGGATCAAGCTAACTGCCAACATTGTTGTGTGTGGGTCATTTGTTCATTCATTTGATTCTTCGATCTTGTATGTAACATGACAGTCGGCTGCAGTTCTTGGAGGAAAAACCTGTAATTATGTTCTCATGCAATGAACAGATGTGTAGGTGTTACAGATTTTGGTTTCAGTCTTCACTTGAGATATCAAATATGCTATTTTCCTCTGACTCGTCGAAATTAGTCCTTCGTCCAAGATCTCTTCAGCTGTGCTCCATCCTTCATATTTGTTTGATGAACGGAATTCTACAGTACTGTTCTCGTCAAGAGGTCAAGAAAACTCCATGAGTTCTTGTTTTACACATTCATAATACCGGACGCTAAAACTACGGTTTAGCAAAGAATCTTCTATACCGAAAATTGTTTGCACAGCAATTCCTACTAGTTTAATACTAGTCATCAGCGTAGCATGGCTGTCAAGTCAAACAATGAGCTCTGcaaaataaaaagtcaaacaaaGAGTTCTTATTGAGTAGGTAAGTGAAAATTCTCCCTGGATAACACGGGTGATCTCAGGTTCTCAACTGACAGCTGGGAAAAAACGACGCATATGgataattttttcatttttgaaaaacGTGTTCTTTAGTAGTTTCTTAACAAGTCAGTTCTCTAAAGCTACCTATCCATTGTTCAATTGCCGCCGAGTTGACACAATTAACACCAAGCAATGGTCATTAGCGCTGACACAATGACATACTCCTAATTAGTACTGCAATTTTGGGTCCTTGGGTTGTTAGAATTCATAACTAACTGAGATGCGAGATTTCACCTTAGTTTACAGCAGCTGCAGATATTAGCTTCGGTGGTGCAGGATTGATGCCAGCCATGGCGGACAATCCTCCATTGATCATGCTCCTCGCGTTCTTGTTctctgctcttcttcttctttctccggCTCATGGCGGCAGCCGCCTTCAAAGAGGTGAATCGCTCTCCGTGGAACGCGCCTCCGACATCCTCGTGTCCTCCAATGGCGTTTTCGCGTTCGGCTTCTACAACCTCTCCTCCACCGTCTTCACCGTCTCCGTCTggttcgccgcctccgccggccggaCCGTCGCCTGGACGGCCAACCGCGACCGGCCGGTGCACGGCGCGGGGTCGAAGCTCACGCTGCGGCGAGACGGGCGCCTCGTGCTCGCCGACTACGACGGCACGCCGGTGTGGCAGACCAACTcgagctccggcgccgccgccgccgcggagctgACGGACTCCGGCAACCTCGTCGTGACAAGCCATGGCGGGGACGTGTTGTGGCAGAGCTTCGACTACCCGACCGACACGCTGCTGCCGGGGCagccggtgacggcgacggcgaggctgtCCACGACGGACGTGCTCCACCCGACGAGCCACTACGCGCTCCGGTTCGACGATCGCTACCTCCTCTCGCTGGCGTACGACGGCCCGGACATCTCCAACATCTACTGGCCGGACCCCGACGCCAGCAGCTGGGCCAACGGCAGGATCTCCTACAACGCCAGCCGCCGGGGCGTGCTCGACGACGCCGGCAGGTTCCTCGCCAGCGACAACACCACGTTCGTCGCGTCCGacacgggcgccgccgccggcggcgtcacgTGGCGGCGGCTGACGCTGGACCACGACGGCAACCTCCGGCTGTACAGCCTGCGCGACGCCGACGGGGGGTGGTCGGTTTCTTGGATGGCCTTCTCCCAGCCGTGCGGCATCCATGGCCTCTGCGGCTGGAACGGCCTCTGCGTGTACACGCCGCGGCCCGCATGCTCGTGCCCTCCAGGCtacgttcccgccgacgccggcgaccgcggCAAGGGCTGCCGGCCGACGTTCAACCtcacctgcggcggcggcggtggccggccggaGATGGGCTTCGCGCGGCTGCCGCAGACAGACTTCTGGGGCTCCGACCTCAACCtcttctcctccatctccgTCGACGGATGCAAGGCGGCGTGCCTCGAGCTCTGCAACTGCGTGGCGTTCGAGTACAAGGATGACGTCAGCGACTGCTACCTCAAGTCGGCGCTCTTCAACGGCAAGACCTACCCCGGCTACCCCGGCACGGTGTACCTCAAGCTTCCGGCGAACTTGGTGGCGGAGTCAGACACCTACaccgccgccccggccgccaccgccgccgttaaTCTCGCCTGCGACGCCGCGCGAACAGAGGAggttctcctctccttcccggcCGCCTCCCCGGACACGTCGTCCTGGCGCTACTACTACGGGTTCCTCTCGGCGTTCTTCGCCGTGGAGCTCTGCTTCATCGCCTTCGGGTGGTGGTTCACGGCGAGAAGCCGGCCGGCGACGTCGGAGCAatgggcggcggaggaagggtACAGGGTGGTCACCGACCATTTCCGGCGGTTCACCTACGGCGAGCTCAGGAAGGCAACCAAGAACTTCAAGGACGTGATCGGCCATGGCCGGTACGGCTCCGTGTACAGGggcgtcctcgccggcgccggcgacgaccgcgcCGTGGCCGTCAAGAAACTCAAGGCCGCGACGCCGCAGCGTGGGGATGACGAGTTCGAGACCGAGGTGAGCGTCGTCGGCCGGATCAACCACATGAACCTGGTGAGAATCCGCGGCGTCTGCTCggagcgccaccgccggcggcggctgctggtgtACGAGTACGTGGACAACGGGTCGCTCGCCACGTGGCTGTTTGGCGCCAAGGAGACTCTCAATTGGAACCAAAGGTACAACATTGCCGTTGGTGTGGCCAAAGGTTTGGCCTATCTCCACCATGAGTGCCTCGACTGGATCATCCACTGCGACATCAAGCCAGAGAACATACTTCTCGACGAGGATTTCGAGCCCAAGATCAGCGATTTCGGGCTCGCGAAGATGCAACAGAGGAGGGATCTCGATGATCCCGCCTCGTTTAGCATCAAAGGGACCAGAGGGTACATGGCTCCGGAATGGGTTTCGAGTCTTCCGATAACCGAAAAGGTTGACGTGTACAGCTACGGTGTTGTGCTTCTGGAGCTGGTTAGAGGGGCCAGAATGGCGGATTTGGCCACGGATAGCGTTGGTGATACGGAGATTGCGATGAGACAGTTGGTGTGGAAGATCAGGGAAGGGTTGAAGATTGGTGATCGGTCATGGGTAATCAGCTTGGTGGATCGTAGGTTGAATGGTAGCTTCGTTTACTCACAAGTGGCGTTGATGCTGGAGGTGGCTACGTCGTGTTTGGAGAAAGAAAGGAACCAAAGACCAAGTATGAATGATGTAGTTAAGAAGTTTTACACATCAGACAAAAAGGTTGAATTCATTGGGGAAATGTCAAGCTAGCAAGCAATCTGATGGCAATGTTGTAGTTGTAAACCTCCTGTACAAACTTCAACTATAGTGAAAAGGAATTCTTTTTTGATACTCTTTGTGCTAGTAAATCAACTTTTTATGCCATCATTATGTTAGTAAACCAACTTCCATACCATCGTTATATCAGTAAACCGACTTTCGTACCATCGTGCATCGTTGTTATGCTAGTTCCATAAAAACTTAGAAGTTGACCACTAACTTTGACACTATAGCTGTTTGAATTTAGACAAACATAACGATCATAGCTCATGtgtaaagattaaaaaaaaaagtataggtGGCTTATGAGTCGATCGATGCTCAATGGTCAATGTGCTAGGCTGCTAGCTTCTATTGGCTCCGACCATcggttgggccggcccaactGGCACGTTGACCTAAAGATTGGGCTAGGCCCATGCGTTAATTCGATTAGTATTCGGGAGAACGCGGCCTCCACGTatttaggaataagtccactgtGACTCCCTTAACTACTAGCCGAATCTGATTCGATCCCTAAACCGCAATACTGGAGAATATATCGACCCCCGAACTATTAAAACTGGTACAATTTTATTCTCTCAACGGTTTTGGAGGATGGTTTCGCTGAAATCTATGACACATCATGTTGCGGAGGGCATCACCCAGAACGGTTTGCACATGAGCTCCGAGACACCAGGGCACGGCCGCACGGTCTCCATGCTTCCGTCGCCGAGGTCGTAGACGCGCAGCGGCCCACCGTCCGGCTCCTCCAATATGTTGTGCATGAAGTAGACGCGGTTGCCCTTCACCCCGTGCGCGCTCGCCGAGCACAGCAGCGCCGCGTtggcgtcgccgaggaggagcgcgcGGTCGCCGAGGTCGCCCACCTCGCGGAACGCcggccgctcgtcgccggcgccgccgaggtcgaTGGCGCACACGCGCACGGCGAGGATCTCCGGCGTGAACCCCTTGAAGAAGACGTACACGTCGAACAGCTCGCCGTGGGACGCCACCAGGAATGACTTGGCGAAGTTGGACCCCTCGGGGAACTCGATGTGCGGGTAGTCGAGGTAGCTGAACTCCGGCGATGGGGTGAACTCGAGGACGCCAAGCTTGCCGGTGTCCGCGAAGTAGAACCTGCCGTTCACGGCGGCGATCTGGGAGATGAActgtcgccgcggcggcgcgtagGAAGGCGGCAGGCCGACGTCGCCGATGTCGTAGTCGTGGGCGACCCACccaccgccggcggtggcgccgacgtggcagtAGAGGAGGCTGGGCTCCGACATGGCCAGCACGAGCACGACGCACGACGCGGCGGTGGGGTCGTCGGAGAGGTAGCACTTCCAGTTCGCCGGGAGCGGCTGCTCCATGCGCGGCAGCTCGACGCTCTCGCCAGTGGTTGGGTTCCACAGGCGAGTCCGCCGCGTGGTCCCGGCGGCTGCCGGCTCGCTGAGGAACACCCAGCCGTGCGGCGTCACGTGGTAGTCGTTGCTCGCCAGCTCCGGCACGACGACGCGCGTCGTCTCAAGGGCGATggtgttgccggcggcggcggcgatgcggacCACGGTGTGacggcggctggccgggtcgaGCCCGTGGTCGTAGACGAGCACCGGCAGAGGGCCgaacggcggcgccggtggccgctcgccggcgtgcgtCGATGTGCTGCTCGTGTGCTCCATGATATGTCTGGGTGTGTGTTTGCCTTGAATGTTGTTGCGACTTCGATAGATTTGCACGGTGATGTTCCCGTatgcccgcgcccgcgcccgcgcgtaaATAGGCAGAGCGCGCCTGTCCCGAATCCGACCCACATATTGTGAATCTGCGCCGTGACTAGTCGTGACGTGACGGACTTGGAgattaaaattttgagaaaaccTAGACAATGGGATACCTTTATATGAGGTCTCATATCTGATACCTGTGATAACCGTACAACAGAATATAGTTAGTTAATATGTCTATCCCCATCATTCCAAGATAAACGTGTGATTGATTTATTCTGTAACCGAGGGAGTTCGTAAGCGACTTGAACTTCGTCAGGTGGGCCCCCAGCCCAACCATCCTTCCCAACGTGTTAGCTGGGCCGTATTTCATTTTagttttggaataagttcatctgaggtcccttaacttgtca
Proteins encoded in this window:
- the LOC127760685 gene encoding putative receptor protein kinase ZmPK1, encoding MPAMADNPPLIMLLAFLFSALLLLSPAHGGSRLQRGESLSVERASDILVSSNGVFAFGFYNLSSTVFTVSVWFAASAGRTVAWTANRDRPVHGAGSKLTLRRDGRLVLADYDGTPVWQTNSSSGAAAAAELTDSGNLVVTSHGGDVLWQSFDYPTDTLLPGQPVTATARLSTTDVLHPTSHYALRFDDRYLLSLAYDGPDISNIYWPDPDASSWANGRISYNASRRGVLDDAGRFLASDNTTFVASDTGAAAGGVTWRRLTLDHDGNLRLYSLRDADGGWSVSWMAFSQPCGIHGLCGWNGLCVYTPRPACSCPPGYVPADAGDRGKGCRPTFNLTCGGGGGRPEMGFARLPQTDFWGSDLNLFSSISVDGCKAACLELCNCVAFEYKDDVSDCYLKSALFNGKTYPGYPGTVYLKLPANLVAESDTYTAAPAATAAVNLACDAARTEEVLLSFPAASPDTSSWRYYYGFLSAFFAVELCFIAFGWWFTARSRPATSEQWAAEEGYRVVTDHFRRFTYGELRKATKNFKDVIGHGRYGSVYRGVLAGAGDDRAVAVKKLKAATPQRGDDEFETEVSVVGRINHMNLVRIRGVCSERHRRRRLLVYEYVDNGSLATWLFGAKETLNWNQRYNIAVGVAKGLAYLHHECLDWIIHCDIKPENILLDEDFEPKISDFGLAKMQQRRDLDDPASFSIKGTRGYMAPEWVSSLPITEKVDVYSYGVVLLELVRGARMADLATDSVGDTEIAMRQLVWKIREGLKIGDRSWVISLVDRRLNGSFVYSQVALMLEVATSCLEKERNQRPSMNDVVKKFYTSDKKVEFIGEMSS
- the LOC127760686 gene encoding abhydrolase domain-containing protein C22H12.03 — its product is MAAAAASAAPRVLSAEPRRRDPVAVGVPPWRLSPGSRVRAASRARQENVRRGQLISTNIKSRPLLCPPCRCAQMALANTRIAYQPDVQKHSGVLAYELVQGSLVQWNSFMDKSVPDPPTAVLLHGILGSRKNWGSFAKRLAQEFPMWQFLLVDLRCHGDSASIKKRGPHTVASTALDVLKLIVQLRLTPRVLVGHSFGGKVALSMVEQAAKPLARPVRVWVLDATPGKVRAGGDGEDHPAELIESLRRMPMQVSSKQEVVDALVKEQFSVDVARWVATNLRRSSPLGSLSSSSFSWIFDLNGISDMYKSYEETNLWGIVENVPRGVHINFLKAERSLHRWALDDLQRIHTAEELAADEGGGVEMHVLEDAGHWVHADNPDGLFRILSSTFRIEATIRGMQN